A genome region from Dolichospermum compactum NIES-806 includes the following:
- a CDS encoding type II toxin-antitoxin system HicB family antitoxin — MIIQWSSENKCYLVHLPEFPTQKYHTHCDTYEEAVKNAQEVIELLIAAYQEDGKPLF; from the coding sequence ATCATTATTCAGTGGAGTAGTGAAAATAAATGTTATTTAGTTCATTTACCTGAATTTCCTACTCAAAAATATCATACTCATTGTGATACTTATGAAGAAGCTGTGAAAAATGCTCAGGAAGTGATAGAACTATTAATTGCTGCATATCAAGAAGATGGAAAACCTTTATTTTAG